The region TGAATGGCATCGCGTGGTGTTCTTCGGTCGTCTGGCTGAAGTGGTCGGGGAATACGTGCGCAAGGGCTCGAAGATGTACATCGAAGGGCGCCTGCAGACCCGTGAATGGGAGAAGGACGGCGTCAAGCGCTATACCACTGAAATTGTGGTGGATATCGGCGGCCAGATGCAGTTGCTCGATGGTCGTCCACAGGGCGGCGAGCAAGGCATGGCTCCGCGCCAACAGCCCCAGCGTCAAGCACCCCAGCAGCAACAATCGGCTCCGCAGCAGCAACAGCGCCCACAGCAGGCGCCGCAGCAACCTGCACCGGACTACGACAGTTTCGATGATGACATTCCGTTCTGAGGATTCATCGCTGAACTGGAGTTGACTGCCAGACCGGACCCGGTTTGACCGAGACGAAGACTCGGTTGCCGGGTTTTCTTTTGCCTTTTTTATAGAACGGGACGGATATGTCCGAAGTGTATTTTGTACGCCATGGCCAGGCCTCCTTTGGTTCCGACAATTACGACAAGCTTTCCGAGACCGGTCACGAACAGGCCCGGCTGCTGGGTGAATATTTTCGTGAGCGTGATATGGAATTCGATCACATTCTGACCGGCAACATGGTCCGTCACCGTGAAACGGCGGAGGGCATCTGTCAGGGTATGGGGTTGCCGAACACGGCCTTCGAAGTGTTTGAAGAACTTAACGAATTCGATTTTCACTCGATCCGGGCTGCCTATTGCGCGCAGTTCCCAGACGACAAGCTTCCGGAGAAACCGGCTATCGCCGATTTTTTCAAGCAGCTGCGCAAGGGCATTCTTTTATGGTCGCAGGGCGAACTCCAAGGCGAGCTGCCGGAAACCTGGGCATGCTTCGAGGACAGGCTGCAGCGCCTGCGTCAGGACCTGATGTCGCGGTGTGCTGGCAAGCGTGTGCTGGCGGTAAGTTCGGGCGGTGCGATCGCCATGATAATGCGCCAGTTACTGCAGGCACCTTGTGAAACGATGATTGAGCTCAATCTGCAAACACGTAACACGGCACTGATACATTGTGTTTTCAACTCACGATCGATGCGTCTGTGCGGCTTCAACAGCGTTCCGCATCTGGACCGCCCGGACCGACAGTCATTGATTACCTACGCTTGACGCGGGCCGTGCTTAGCCAGAGCCTGCTGGCATCTGCAGGGCCAATAGGCCCGAGTTCAACAGGGTGACGCGGGCGCGGGAAACACTGCACAATGTGCGACCTATAAGTAAACACAAGGGCAAGCGGATGCGAATGCGGGTTTTGCTGCTTGGAGGGGAGTCCCGGTTGGGGCAGGCCCTGCTAACCCAGGCGGCGGCAGAGTCAATCAGGATCGACGCACCAGAACCCCCAGAGGGCGGCTGGTTGGTCGATACGCTGGACGATTGCCTCGACACCTTTCAGCCTGACCTCGTTATTGATCTGGTCTTCTATCATGAGCAGTTTCAGCTGAGCCTGCATAATGAACAGCAGCTCGCCACCCAGCGGGCATTTGGCGAGGGCGTTATCGCGGCATGTTCAGCACGCGGTATCAC is a window of Pseudomonas sp. gcc21 DNA encoding:
- the ssb gene encoding single-stranded DNA-binding protein; translation: MARGVNKVILIGNVGGDPDVRYLPNGNAVANVTLATSDSWKDKQTGQQQERTEWHRVVFFGRLAEVVGEYVRKGSKMYIEGRLQTREWEKDGVKRYTTEIVVDIGGQMQLLDGRPQGGEQGMAPRQQPQRQAPQQQQSAPQQQQRPQQAPQQPAPDYDSFDDDIPF
- a CDS encoding histidine phosphatase family protein, whose product is MSEVYFVRHGQASFGSDNYDKLSETGHEQARLLGEYFRERDMEFDHILTGNMVRHRETAEGICQGMGLPNTAFEVFEELNEFDFHSIRAAYCAQFPDDKLPEKPAIADFFKQLRKGILLWSQGELQGELPETWACFEDRLQRLRQDLMSRCAGKRVLAVSSGGAIAMIMRQLLQAPCETMIELNLQTRNTALIHCVFNSRSMRLCGFNSVPHLDRPDRQSLITYA